From the genome of Mucilaginibacter paludis DSM 18603:
ACAAACCTTGAGATGGATGCTTGCCGACATAAAGTCGGTTTGAACAGTACTACCGTTTGCAAGGTAAAATGAACGTTGGCGTGTATCAGCGACGTTGAATTTTTCGTTCCAGGTGCTTTTAAAGTAGATGGCATTGATAAGGTACATGATCACATTACTGGGGATCTGATCAACTATTGTTGGAATCTTTCCATTGGTTTGGCCGCTCACCCAGGCATTGATCATATCTTTTGTAGCCGACGACGAAAAATCGGCGCTTTGAACCTTGGCTTTATAATAGTTGGTATTGGTTTGTGAAAATTGAGGCAGCACCGTAAAATTTTGCTGATACCAAATGGAATTGGCTATTTTAAGTGTGGTATTTGGATCCAGCTGTGGCAGTTCGGTAATTAGTTTGTTATAATAGCTGTTAACCTGGTCTTGCGTAAAGCCATTGAAGTTCATCACATTGTTGATGTCTGTCAGGGTTTGGCCGTTAGCTCCGTTATCAGCCATGGCTAAAGCAAAACTTACACTCAGCGGCGAAAAAAACAGGTTACTGTTATCCGTATTGCCAGCCGAAATAGTTTTAAATAATTTTAAGGCAAAAGCGTTATCGGCACCAA
Proteins encoded in this window:
- a CDS encoding serpin family protein; the encoded protein is MKRKPLLIGLCLLSTFSACKKSTPVPQDTGKDLVLTAVEQQKVGADNAFALKLFKTISAGNTDNSNLFFSPLSVSFALAMADNGANGQTLTDINNVMNFNGFTQDQVNSYYNKLITELPQLDPNTTLKIANSIWYQQNFTVLPQFSQTNTNYYKAKVQSADFSSSATKDMINAWVSGQTNGKIPTIVDQIPSNVIMYLINAIYFKSTWNEKFNVADTRQRSFYLANGSTVQTDFMSASIHLKVCNDSQTAVVELPYSNSKYSMVIAMPINGNSLQSLSSNLDSVKWQTWMSKLSSIKGDIILPKFKFSYSRLLNNDLISLGMGSAFSDAADFTRINADGGG